Proteins found in one Balaenoptera acutorostrata chromosome 17, mBalAcu1.1, whole genome shotgun sequence genomic segment:
- the RGS20 gene encoding regulator of G-protein signaling 20 isoform X1, which yields MRTADGGARAAAPPRARGADRGSPMGSERMEMRKRQVCAAQGPAASAPGQHGVGNRGSNACCFCWCCCCSCSCLTVRNQEEQRLRSTSYELRTEDLPTCEESPAPALEEASAWAQSFDKLMLTPAGRNAFREFLRTEFSEENMLFWMACEELKKEANKAVIEEKARIIYEDYVSILSPKEVSLDSRVRETINRSMAEPSPHIFDDAQLQIYTLMHRDSYPRFMNSALYKDLLRSLSEKAVEA from the exons CCGATGGGATCAGAACGCATGGAGATGCGAAAGCGGCAGGTGTGCGCAGCCCAAGGGCCCGCAGCCTCCGCCCCAGGCCAGCACGGAGTGGGGAACCGGGGGTCCAACGCTTGCTGCTTCTGCTGGTGCTGCTGTTGTAGCTGTTCCTG TCTCACTGTTAGAAACCAAGAAGAACAGAGACTCAGGAGTACTTCCTATGAACTCAGAACAGAGGACCTTCCCACCTGTGAAGAAAG CCCGGCCCCCGCCCTGGAGGAGGCCAGCGCCTGGGCTCAGTCCTTCGACAAGCTCATGCTCACGCCCGCGGGACGCAACGCTTTCCGGGAGTTTCTCCGAACGGAGTTCAGCGAGGAGAACATGCTCTTCTGGATGGCGTGTGAGGAACTGAAGAAAGAAGCTAATAAAGCCGTGAttgaagagaaagcaagaataATATATGAAGACTACGTTTCTATTCTTTCTCCGAAAGAG GTCAGCCTGGACTCCCGCGTGAGGGAGACCATCAACAGAAGCATGGCCGAGCCATCCCCGCACATCTTCGACGACGCCCAGCTGCAGATCTACACCTTGATGCACAGGGACTCGTACCCCCGGTTCATGAACTCTGCTCTCTACAAAGACCTGCTTCGCTCCTTATCTGAGAAAGCAGTGGAAGCCTAG
- the RGS20 gene encoding regulator of G-protein signaling 20 isoform X2, whose amino-acid sequence MGSERMEMRKRQVCAAQGPAASAPGQHGVGNRGSNACCFCWCCCCSCSCLTVRNQEEQRLRSTSYELRTEDLPTCEESPAPALEEASAWAQSFDKLMLTPAGRNAFREFLRTEFSEENMLFWMACEELKKEANKAVIEEKARIIYEDYVSILSPKEVSLDSRVRETINRSMAEPSPHIFDDAQLQIYTLMHRDSYPRFMNSALYKDLLRSLSEKAVEA is encoded by the exons ATGGGATCAGAACGCATGGAGATGCGAAAGCGGCAGGTGTGCGCAGCCCAAGGGCCCGCAGCCTCCGCCCCAGGCCAGCACGGAGTGGGGAACCGGGGGTCCAACGCTTGCTGCTTCTGCTGGTGCTGCTGTTGTAGCTGTTCCTG TCTCACTGTTAGAAACCAAGAAGAACAGAGACTCAGGAGTACTTCCTATGAACTCAGAACAGAGGACCTTCCCACCTGTGAAGAAAG CCCGGCCCCCGCCCTGGAGGAGGCCAGCGCCTGGGCTCAGTCCTTCGACAAGCTCATGCTCACGCCCGCGGGACGCAACGCTTTCCGGGAGTTTCTCCGAACGGAGTTCAGCGAGGAGAACATGCTCTTCTGGATGGCGTGTGAGGAACTGAAGAAAGAAGCTAATAAAGCCGTGAttgaagagaaagcaagaataATATATGAAGACTACGTTTCTATTCTTTCTCCGAAAGAG GTCAGCCTGGACTCCCGCGTGAGGGAGACCATCAACAGAAGCATGGCCGAGCCATCCCCGCACATCTTCGACGACGCCCAGCTGCAGATCTACACCTTGATGCACAGGGACTCGTACCCCCGGTTCATGAACTCTGCTCTCTACAAAGACCTGCTTCGCTCCTTATCTGAGAAAGCAGTGGAAGCCTAG